The Malus sylvestris chromosome 12, drMalSylv7.2, whole genome shotgun sequence genome contains a region encoding:
- the LOC126594000 gene encoding uncharacterized protein LOC126594000 yields MPISVAVAGGVMSSLRRVHSPRVSSHVLLSPPPPSLAASCPLVSTTATSYCFFPNLNLHSGRHYRHRNQTAVAKASSQEKDSLIPSDDAVLLGTMKLPSDTDLPRFQILLFQWANSLCQGANLPLDMPLKVDKIAGGTRLGFVTIGNAEVEVPVYIDCLVFPPSDGSGPIFRAVRNGPLKDKTPPGEPRIMRNLMQALQKSVQIARL; encoded by the exons ATGCCCATTTCTGTCGCTGTGGCGGGAGGAGTGATGAGCTCGCTCCGCCGTGTCCACTCCCCACGTGTCAGTTCCCACGTGCTACTCTCCCCTCCTCCTCCGTCGCTGGCTGCTTCCTGTCCACTAGTATCCACCACCGCCACCAGCTACTGCTTCTTTCCTAACCTTAATTTGCATTCCGGCCGTCACTACCGCCACCGAAATCAAACGGCGGTGGCCAAGGCGTCGTCTCAGGAAAAGGACAGCCTTATCCCTTCGGACGACGCCGTCTTGCTCGGGACCATGAAATTGCCCTCGGATACCGATCTTCCCAGATTCCAAATTCTACTATTCCAG TGGGCTAATAGTCTCTGCCAAGGAGCCAACCTGCCTCTTGATATGCCTTTGAAG GTAGACAAAATTGCAGGTGGGACTAGATTGGGGTTTGTTACAATCGGGAATGCGGAGGTTGAGGTCCCTGTGTACATAGACTGCTTGGTTTTCCCACCAAGTGACGGCTCTGGCCCTATTTTCCGAGCTGTCAGAAACGGACCCTTGAAGGACAAGACACCTCCTGGTGAACCAAGGATCATGAGAAATCTTATGCAGGCCCTTCAGAAGTCGGTCCAAATCGCTAGACTGTAA